A segment of the Fusarium oxysporum f. sp. lycopersici 4287 chromosome 4, whole genome shotgun sequence genome:
TTAGATGTGGAACCCATCACGTCCACCGTCCCTGGTCTTACCCTGGTTCCGTGTCCTCATTCGTCGCCTGgtctcttctcatctctcaCCCAACGcgttcttttctttttacgacacaagaagagggagagagcGAGAACCTTGAAAGTCAGCACTAAAGAGCCACAGACACCGAAAAGCCACTTTCGCCATCCTTTTGCCGTCGTCTCTCCATCGCTGAGTCCCTCAAGACCCCTTGAAAACCGCCGAAGTCGACACTCTCCCGTCCCAGGCGAAAGAAAAAAGTCGATCAACCAAACCAGACCATTCCCAGAAGTTGGTATCTGGTACCACCACGCCGCACGCCGAGGCCTTTTTCAGCCCAGCCAGCCAAGCCCAAGCAAGTCTAAGCCCAGCCCAGTCCACGCAACTGTGTGATTCATCCGTGTCGTGCATTTTTTAATGCTACAATCGCCATTGTTTGGTTGACTGACCGTGGATCCCTTCAGCTTATCTGGTTTTGGCTTTGCTGCCCTGGTAGCCTGGTAGTGTGTACCTTACCTAGCTAGCTGCCCGTCCTCGTCGCCCCCATAGCTGCCTATCCTCGTTCATCGATCACTCACCATCCTAATATTCcactaccttaccttacgAAACGTGGACACCTACGGCCCGTCTCCGCTTCCCTACGCCGCGCCTACCTCTCCTAGAAACCGGTCGCGCCCGTTCGTCTGCTGTCCGAACTCGCACCCGTCCGTCCTTCGTCACTCACAATACCTACCTTACCAACTTATTACGCGACAAGGCCACCCACCCCATCCAAAAAGGAGCTTTCTCTCTGTACGTCCAGACGTACTACGCACACGATTCAAACCGCAGTCACAATGGGTAAGTTGAAGATGTTTCTTGCTTGATTCCTCGTATCGCGGTTTTATATCATGCGCGGTCATTGCTGCTCTTTATATCACCGTGGTTGGCCATAGACACACGCGTCTGCGCCCATCGAGGCAACGTGCGTGCCGTTCCTTTGCCGTCTCTGCTCGACAGTACTGTACCCATTGCCCTCAATGGCCCTCGAGGCTCGGCGGACTCTGGCAGTAGTCGGCTGTCCCAACCTGTCTATCGTACCCGGAGCCTGATTGAGCCCGAGTCTATCCATGATCTGAGCATCCTCATCCCAAAGCCTGAACACAACAGATCTGGAGCGTCCTCTCAAGCCTTGTCTGTTGCTGCTGTGTCTTGCATCGTTTGTTGTTGTATCTGCGCATGCGCTCCCACTCCTTGGAGTGTCTTCATCAATCAATGTGATACCACCTCTTGCTTGATGCAGCCTCGGAGGTCCCCCATTCCACTCCAACAGACCTCTCCAGCCGCCTCTTCTTTCTCGCGTCGTCTTTCCCCATccattgcattgcattatCGAGCCCCCTTACCTGCATCTTCCGCCAAGGTCCACTCGACTCTGCCACCACCCCTCCACTAGAGAGGTTGACCTCGTCTGGTTACCTCAACCAAGCTACCCTCACTCCCTGTTATTTCAACcactcttcctctcctcacCATTTTCCACCGTTGCGCATCTTACGCAGAGGTTTATCCTTTCTTGACTTTTTCCCATTCTGACGCTCACCTTTCTATAGCTGATTCCGGTGATACTTATCGACCCGTAAGTAACCTATGTTCATTTCTGACTTACTTTCAACCTTGCCTCGAGCTGCGCTGCTTGTTGAGATTACCTGTCTGTTGGCGCAATTGGCTTTATCGCCGTGCCGAGTTTGTGCGCTCCCCCGcgcttgttgatgttgcgaTCTTCGGTCGCCGCTTCGGTCGTTTGGCCTCTGCTACCCGAGCACCTTGATCGCAGCATCAATATTAGAAAGAAGCTCGCATTAGCTCCTTTCATCCGAGATCGGCCGTCGCGGCGCGCTTTAATTACCGTTGCACTTTCCCATTCAAGATGTCAGGAAACATTTGATTGGAGAGGCAGGCGTATGGCActgctcttcttggccaaCGGCTACCGTCTTGCCAGTTGACAGTGCCAGCGGCTGCGGGCAGTTGCAGTGATTCAAACTCAACTTCGCGCGCACACTTGATTTATCCGAAATATCTCAGTCCAACAAAACCCTCCGTCTACACAGCACCAGCGCTCTCTATCTCACCACAATTGCACCTTAGCATGGAATCACAACTTGTACTTTTACCTGCTAACAAGCTCAAGCGTGAGAGGTCACGATCTCCGCGCAGACGATCCAGAAGCCCTGATAGGTCACATCGACGCCGCTCCTACTCTCCTCGCAGCCGATCAGGAAGCCGGGACGAATATCGACGAAACCGTGATCGCTCGCCCATGACTAGCACAGGCGCACCAGGTGGAGGACAAAGTGCTGGATACGGTGGACAGGCACCGCATCGATCTTACGAAGAAAGAGCCGTTGCTCGAGAACAAATGATGAATAATATTCGCGAAACCTCCCAACAGGACCGCCGAGTCTACGTCGGCAACCTCTCGTACGATGTCAAGTGGCACCATCTCAAGGACTTCATGAGACAGGGTGAGGCTTTCAATGCCGCGGAATGCAGGTGGAACAAATGGGACTGACGAAATGGTATAGCTGGAGAGGTGCTCTTTGCCGACGTACTCTTGCTTCCCAATGGAATGTCGAAGGTGGGCTTCATCGCAtgattttcttttcccttgGTTGGCTTTCCTTTGTGGCTCTTCATTCCCTCTTAGCATTTCTGGATGGTTGGGTTGACGGGTGGGACGTTGTCCTTGGTTAATTGTAGGGATGCGGGTAAGTTGATTTCCTCCACGAAGTCTATGGCATTGCTAACCTATCCAGTATTGTGGAATATGCTACTCGGGAGCAAGCCCAAGCGGCTGTTGCCACGCTCAGCAACCAGAACCTCATGGGTCGTCTAGTCTACGTGCGTGAGGTAAGTCAAAACTTCGAAGTTGGGCATGGGCATCTTGTTGACAGAATCTGAAGGACCGAGAAGCCGAACCTCGATTCATCGGAGCAACTGGCGGAAACCGTGGCGGCTTCGGCGGCGCCGGCGGTGGTGGTATGCCCGGTGGCTTCAACCCTGGATACGGCGGCGGCGCAcctggtggtggtgctggaggTGGCGGCCGTCAGATCTATGTGGCCAACGTTTGTTCAACCCCGATTTGTCTGTAAGTTGTGGATGTGTGTTGACATGCAGTAGCTTCCTTTCAATGTTGGCTGGCAGGATTTGAAGGACTTGTTCCGTCAAGCAGGTATGTCTTGATTCTTCTCACTTGAACACATGATTGGGCGCGGTTGGATCTAATCGTTATATAGCCCGAAACGGCGCCGTGATTCGAGCTGATGTACACATCGGACCTGATGGTCGCCCTAAGGGTTCTGGCATTGTCGTCTTTGAAAGCCCAGATGATGCCCGCAACGCCATTCAGCAGTTCAACGGCTATGACTGGCAAGGCCGTGTTATTGAAGTCCGCGAGGACCGCTATGCCGGCAGTGGACCTGGCATGGGCTTCGGTGGCCGAGGTGGCTATGGCGGTGGCATGCGCGGAGGATTTGGAGGAGGATTTGGTGGCCGCGGTGGTTTTGGCGGAGGACGTGGTGGTTTCGGAGGCGGCTTTGGTCGTGGAGGCTTCGGTGGAGGTGCTCCTGGCGGCCCAGGTTTCGAGCCCCCTGCCAGCTCCGTCCCTCCCAACCCTTTCACTGATTTTGCTACCGCCGGCACCGAGAGGGGAGAAATCATCTACGTTCGCAACGTGAGACTTTCCCATATTTCCTACCCGTTTGTTCCTATACTAATCTCATACAGTTACCCTGGTCGACTAGCAACGACGACCTGGTTGAGCTGTTCACCACCATCGGAAAGGTCGAGCAAGCTGAGATCCAGTACGAGCCTAGTGGTCGTTCTCGTGGTACTGGCGTGGTTCGATTCGATTCAGCCGAGACCGCGGAGACTGCCATTGCCAAGTTTCAAGGCTACCAGTATGGTGGCCGTCCTCTCAATCTGAGCTTTGTGAAGTATCTGAACCAGGGCGGAAACGACGTCATGGACACAGATCCCCACGGCGGATTGACCCAGGATCAGATCATGTAAGAGGAGGACGTTCATTTGCACTGAACTTCATGCAGCTATGTTTCGGTCGACTTTTGTCTTGGCGGCGGCGACCGTCTGCATCTACACACAACGCTTTTTATATCTGGTTGTTTTGTTTTTTTGGTACTTTTCGTTTTCCACATGAGCAGCAAAAGTTGGGGTTTATCAACGGTGGAATCTTAACTCACGGATAGGGGGTCGAAGTCACTATCACCTTGGAGAATAAGTCGATGACTTAGTCTCCAATAAGCTGGGAGCGAGGGAGGATTTATGATGGGCTTACCATACAGAACCGAATGACCCCACCGTTGACACCCAGATGACCGGTCCAACGCACGCGGTTATCAAGTATAGGGTTGCTCATTGTCAATGAAGGAAAAGATGGCTGTTGGCTTCTCAGGAAACAACAGAACTCTACTTAGAATGTATGTCGAGTAATCATGCGAAGGTTTTTAAGAACGATGGCAGGTGGTCTTGGTGAAGGGGAGCGTAGGACTTCAACGGACATGCGTAGCGTCTTGGGGCATGAAAGTCCGCTGGCCGGGCAACGACATAAGTGAAGGTGAAGGTGAAGGTGAAGGTGAAGGTGAAGGTGAAGGCAATGGTAAAGGTAAAGGTAAAGGTAAAGATCAAGGTAAAACATAGTCACATAAAACTGCATGGTGAATGTCGGCGTCGGGGTAATTTGGTATAGTTGGTTCAAACGTACATGAGGACGATAAGTACTGCCTGGGCCATGCTTTCGAAGCCCTGGCTTGGAGATGATGCGCTGCCGTCTTGTTCGCTATCAGGGTCATATCGACCTGAAGTTGACATGCACTCTTCCAAGCAGCAATAACCTATGACCTAGAGAGGGATCGAGATCCAACGCTGAGGGTATGCAATTTCGGTTCCCAAGTCTACAGACTCGCATGTTGATGTGACAAGTCTCCACCTATTGCCAACCTCGTTCTCTCAGTATGCAAGTCGACAATTGGGAAGTTCAGAATCAAGGGTGAAAGGAATTTGCTAGTTCCCGGAACTTGGACAACAGGCCCCTGACGGTGAGTGTTCGGAAGGTACAAGAATGAACGTTGCCGAGACAAGCGGGCTCGAAAAATAAGAGGTCCGATAGTCTTCGGCCACCAGCATCGAGCCAAGATTTGATGAAAGTAAGTGTTTGTCTCACACGAGGGTAGTCGAGCTCGTGGCCTCTTGAATTTGTTAGTGTTCCAAGCCGGATCATCAACTTGCCGTAACCTAAGAGCTCCTTCGATCGACATCTGCCAAGCTCATAGTCATTCCTCCTCAAAGCTCAAAGTGCTACCCATTCTAGCCATTCTCCCTATTCTCCCTTGCCCAGCCCCATTACTCGTTGGGCAAGTGCCTTGCTGTGCTGCGCAATTACCTTTTGATCCAGATCAACGTGTAATCAACCAATAGCGGAGGTTGTTGTTTAAGCTTCGAAATAAGCTTGTCTTAGCGATCTTCTTGCGCCGGAAGCTGGCGCATCCGTGGTCCTACTCCTCATCGATGCCAAGACGCCTTGGCAGCCTTACTTTTGACAGAGGAAAATAACGAGTACTCAGAGTAGGTTGAAGCTTTGCCAGATGCACTATCTAGTACGTACCAAGTCTGGGCTGACGGAGGTGGTCGTTCGCCAATATTAACCGGTGCAGAGCTACACGGGAGCTATGTCCACCATTGCATCTCGTATACGTAACCTTTTTAAGAAAGCATCTCCCATTGACCAGATAGATCCGTTATTGTGTGTTGTTTGGTAGATCAAGATCCCTTGGCGTCGCTCTGCTGTGTGGCTGTGTGACAGGTTAGCTCAACCCCAAGATGCTTGGTAAGTCATCCCAATAAGTTCTGTATGAGGTGTCGCTCAGGCACCTTGGAAAGAATACGGCTTGGCTCATACGTTGCATGCGGTCGAATACCTCGGTGATATCTCCCTACATCGTTTGATTACCATGGCATACCTGCGCACCGAACTATTCTACTTGGCGACTTGTTAGTCGGAACCCTTGGTGTATGTTACCATGGATTAGAGGCTTGCCAGGGGCCTCACGATACTACGAACCAATACTGTAATGACGTTGTTACAATGCGCCCAATCTAGGTGTTGTTGAGCCGTCATCGTGTACTGAATTGTCTATAAAACATCTACTCTCTTCGCTGAAATTCTTCACCAGTCTCATCAGTATTCACTCGCAGAGCAACTTTACACCCTAATCTGTAATACCATTCCTCTGTCCTACATTTTCAGCCCAATCCACTGCAAACATGAAATTCTCTCTCTTTGCCGTTGCTCTCAGCACCCTCGCTGCTGCCTCGCCAACTCCTGACATGGAGCATGAGAAGCGCGTCCTTGGTCTCCTTAAGCCTAAGGGTGGCATCCCTTTCACTTTCACTTCTATCTGGGAAATTCTTGCTACCCCTGATCAGGTTGTTGATGCAGACAACAAGTACACTGGCGGACTGAAGGGCAGCAAGGGCCTCTTCAAGTTTGGCATCAACTCTAACGAGGATGTCATCTGCTATAACATCACCTTGTATGGCTTCCGAGGTGACTACCAGTCTCCCGCCAACACTGCCACCCACATCCACGAGGCTGTCAAGGGCAAGTCTGGGCCTCCACGGTAAGTCGATGACGCAGGCCTGTACACAATTGGAGCTATGAAACGCTGACTTTGTATTAGTATCGCCTTCCCCAACCCCGTCGGCGACGAGAAGAGCCGCAACGCTGTCGGCTGTCTCCAGGGCCCATTCCGCACCGGTGTGATCCAGAACAGCCAAGACACTGGTGTAGGCTTCACTCTCAAACAGATCGAGAAGAACCCCGAGAAGTTCTTCGCCGACTCGCACTCCAGCCTTGCTGTTCCTGGCGCTTTCCGAGGACAGCTCAGCTCAGGCAAGGTGTGCTAAAGGGTTTAGCCCCTTTCCCAAACTTTGCTCGATTTGCCTAATGCGCATATGTTTCTGACGGAATTGGATTGTAATACAACTCCGTGTAATATTTACTCTTCCTTTTGTAGAAATAATTCAAAGTCATGGTGGCTTGGAGACGTGTTTGGGTATCGCATAACATGATAATTCATTAATCCATGATATAACCTTAACCTTTGATGCTTGACACCTCAGAATTTGAACTGTGAAAAGAGAATCGTTTATGctgcagccttcttcttctttgccttggccttcttcttgctcctgTCTCTGGGCTTCAGGGCTGTCATGCCAGCCTTGCACACATCGGCATACCGCACGTAGAAAGCCTCCAGATCCTCGGGGTTGACGACTGTTGAAAGCTTGGCTTTGTTAGAGcgatccttcttgcccttgccatTTGTTGCCCTGATGATGAGGGGCAGAGGCTTGCCAGGGTGAATATCCGGAGAGGGCTCCTCTTCTGAGGGACTGGGGATGCCCTGACCGTATGTGACTGAGAGTTTTCTTAGCGGAATGAGAGACAGGGCTGATATCAATACTTACGTCGCTTCTGGCTCAAGTAGATGGCGCCATGGTCGCTGCCCTTGCGATGATTGAAGAGCTCACCCAACTTGGCGAAGAACTGTCATGATGTCAGAAACAAAGCTGCTAGACAATCGTTCGGGTCTCTCTTCAGATAGAGAAGGGAATGTAGACTCACCTCGTCATGGCTCATATGAGAGTCAGCCATAGTGATGGGGTATGAGACTGTCAAAAGACGATGTATATTAAGAGATGAGTGTTAGCCTACCAATATTGAGGTTGACATTGTGCCCCGCCATCATGTCCGGGGCTCAAGTGTGGCGTACCAGGCTGTGGCAGCAGGTTGTTCGTGGCTTACCTCGGGCGGTGAGATCGATACCTGAGTTTTAGTGAAAGACTCACCAGCACTCAGGTACCCCTGAGTCTCTTGAAATGTGAAGGTATTTTCTGCCGGCAGAATATATTTTCTgttcagcatcatcttcaaactAATAGAACAGACTCAAAATATTCAGTTTGTATGAATCTAATCTTAAAGGATAACTCGCATTAATGATCTGATTCATCTGCAATTCTCAGACCACCATTGCGACAAAAAGTTCCAGAAGATATCGCCGAATCGCAATACTCATCATTGACCGCCTGCTAAATTAGGCACAACCATCGTCAAAGATCCAGGATCGTTGCTTAAAATTCAGTCAACCTCAGGATTGTAACCCTGGGGCAACACGGCGCTACCCTTCCACTATACTTCCGGCAAGATGACGTCCGCACCAGAGCTTCAACAGAAGCTCTTCAAGCGTATGGGCTTGGACGTTCCAGAACCCAAACCACAGCGCAATGGACCTAGGAGATCGGGACAGCAGCTGTCAAGAAAAGAGCAACGAAAAGCGCAACGGGTACAGAAGCGAACTCACGTCTACGCAAGAGCAACTCCACAGCGACCACAACATATAAATCATGCTCAGAGAAGATCAAACACAACGCAGAGGAAGGAACAGGCGAACAAACCTCAGTCACGACCTCCAAAGCAGATtagcgatgatgaagatgatctcgaagacgaggatgaggacgatgctGGAGAAATTTCGTTggacgaagacgatgattTGGATGACCTGAtggacgacgaagaagacgacgaagaagatgaagatgaggaagaggaaaagaacACAAAAGCTAAGAGTGGGAAGAAGGGTGTTTCGAAGGCCGTGCAGGAGAGACTGGCCCAGGACGACGCCGAGATTGAGGCCTTTGAGCGAAAGCTAGGTATCAAGAAGGGACGAAAATCACTACCTCAGTCTTTCAAGCAGGATGGCCTTGGCGATCTTCTAGGGGACCTTAGCGGCGAAGAAGACGTCAGCGACAACGACAATGACAAcaaaaagaggaaaagtgAATATGATGATTGGCTGGCATCAAAGCGAAGAAAGACAGTAGAACCTGCAGGTCGACAAAAGGTCCGCGACATgtctgaagatgaggaaggAGATGAGGATATGGGTTTGGACGACGAATctggagatgaagacgaagacatGGACCTCAtggatgaagacgatgaagatggaggtgACTTTGATAATGAGTCATTCGGCGGtttcgacgacgacgagggTGATGCTGCAGACAACACTCCAGCTCAACCGCGACAGAGAGAGAACCCCTATGTCGCGCCCACTACTGGAGTCACGGTTGCGAAATACGTCCCTCCTTCATTACGCAGAGCCGCAAACTCAGAAGAGGAGCGCAAAAGTCGACTAAGGAAACAAGTTCAAGGTTTGATCAATCGTCTTACAGATGCCAACATCTTGTCCATTGTCAAGTCTGTGGAGGAGCTTTACCAAAACAATGCACGTGGTGATGTGACAGATGTTATGACGGATGCGATCATGGCTCAAATTTGCAAGCCGGAGAGCCTCCCTGATCAGTTCTTCGTCCTCACCGGTGGATTTGCCGCTGCTATTTACCGACTTATTGGATCGAGTTTTGGTTCAGTATTAATCCGCCGTATCGTGGAAGATTTTGGCGGTCACTATGAGCAAGCGAGCAAGGAACAAAACGCTGAATCTGCTATTCAAAAGGAAGCCTCGAATATCTTGACACTGCTTTCACAACTTTACGTGTTTGAGGTTGTCACTTGCAAGATCATCTTTGATTACATGGAGAGACTTCTCAGCGACCTCAATGAGATCAACGTGGAACTTCTTCTGCGAATATGCCGCATGGCTGGCCGAATGTTGAAGCAGGATGATCAGCAATCGCTGAAGCACGTCTCTGGCGTTCTTAACCAGTCCGTCTCAAAAGTGGGCTACAGCAATATCTCGGCTCGCACAAAGTTCATGGTTGAAACCATCACCGACCTAACCaagggcaaaaagaaggCCCGAGGCTTGGACTTTACTGTCGTCTCAGAACATGTACAACGCATGAAGAAGCGTCTTGGTGAGCTCAAGTCTCAATCGCGACGGCTCGATGGCCTTGCTCCTATGGGCGTAGGCTTGGTCGACATAGAGGGAGCTGAGACACGAGGCAAATGGTGGTTGGTTGGTGCCAGTGTACCAACAACTCTCCTAGATAAAAGCAAAAAGGGGCATGTATCTGATGCTGAAATGAGCGATCATGAGGACATGGATATCGTTTTGCCTGATTACCCAAAGAAGGCTCGCGCTCAAGGTTTGAGTGGAACGGCCCAGCATATGCGACTGGGATGAAGTCCTCCAAGTCAACCTCCGAACAGTCTGGACTTTATGCCGCGATCTGGGCTCCTACATGCTAACCCGCAAGCCCATCGCAAGCGGCCATCGCGgaagcatcatcaacgtTGCGTCCCTCGTCAGCTTTCAAGGCGGTCTTACGGTTCCGGCGtatgcagcagcaacagccgAATCAGGTTTGCGATCCAAGATCGATTATGGAAGATCTTCAGGAGTCTCGGAGAATCCATGTTCGGCGAAGCTCCTGAGGAGGATGAGTcggctgatgctgagcgcATGAAAGATGAGAGACGCATCACTAATGTGGCCAAGTTCTATGCGGCACTTGTTGCGGATGGAACACTGAATATCGCCATCTTGAAGCCTCTAGAACTTCCTGAGGCGAACCACTGGACATCAATGTTTGTTCAGCTATTCATACTTGCCCTTCTGAAGGAATGCAGGAGCAAGAAAAAGGGCCCagaggaagatatcaagcTGGAGAAGATCTTTGGTGCTGCCCGAGACTTACCAGGCTTAGCTGCCGGAATACATTGGATGCTACGGAAGAAGGTCCGGAAGACGAAATTGGTCAGCGCAAAGGAGTTGAAAAAGCTGGAGGGCGTTGGCGAGAAGGCGCAGATTATTGTGCGCCCAGCGGCAATAGAAGTGTAGGATATGGATAAGAGTCATAGATAGTCAGGGAGGCGACAATATTACAAAGTTCCTCGGCCTGGTTCAGTCCAGAGTCCAGACTCATGATGTTTATTAGCAATCATCTCGGTGAACCGGCGATGTACTCCGTATGTGAGCGGCTTTATCTTCCAGTGACGTCGGCATCCCGAGGGGCAATT
Coding sequences within it:
- a CDS encoding signal recognition particle subunit SRP14, translating into MADSHMSHDEFFAKLGELFNHRKGSDHGAIYLSQKRLTYGQGIPSPSEEEPSPDIHPGKPLPLIIRATNGKGKKDRSNKAKLSTVVNPEDLEAFYVRYADVCKAGMTALKPRDRSKKKAKAKKKKAAA